A part of Candidatus Binataceae bacterium genomic DNA contains:
- the efp gene encoding elongation factor P, which produces MLIQATQLRPGMILEYNNGLWRVMAISHITPGNWRGMVQTKLRNVKTGTQTENRFRSEDRVERIILNQVEMEFLYQEGDDFHFMNTETYDQITIPKELIEDVVGFLMPNLKVEVEFHETTPLNVSLPKTVNLKVAQTDPGMRSAAVTNTLKPATMETGLVVQVPHFVQEGETITINTETREYMARAK; this is translated from the coding sequence ATGCTGATTCAGGCGACGCAACTACGCCCTGGGATGATCCTGGAGTATAACAACGGGCTCTGGCGGGTGATGGCGATAAGTCACATCACGCCGGGCAACTGGCGCGGGATGGTCCAGACCAAGCTGCGCAACGTCAAAACCGGAACCCAGACCGAAAACCGTTTCCGCTCTGAAGATCGCGTCGAGCGAATCATCCTGAATCAGGTCGAAATGGAGTTCCTCTACCAGGAGGGCGACGATTTCCATTTCATGAACACCGAGACCTACGACCAGATAACGATCCCCAAGGAGCTGATCGAAGACGTGGTCGGTTTTCTCATGCCCAATCTGAAGGTCGAAGTCGAATTTCATGAGACCACACCGCTCAACGTCTCGCTGCCCAAGACCGTCAATCTGAAAGTTGCGCAGACGGACCCCGGGATGAGGAGTGCGGCGGTGACCAATACGCTCAAGCCGGCCACGATGGAGACCGGGCTGGTGGTGCAGGTGCCGCACTTCGTCCAGGAAGGCGAGACGATCACGATCAACACCGAGACGCGCGAGTACATGGCGCGCGCCAAGTAG